A window of Excalfactoria chinensis isolate bCotChi1 chromosome Z, bCotChi1.hap2, whole genome shotgun sequence contains these coding sequences:
- the LOC140264556 gene encoding uncharacterized protein: MSESIATMKSENVLFDLLEKHGARPSLSGVDWARQNWHNLQSVSDRICVLQHGARTQSGKGKSFICAVLGAALKAAVEFRDEKHSVETQTIQALQESVKVMEELVKTLQYQILNLEEQLQREKHNSVLLQTAFKELLTYKNTSNAVVHNLPQEKTFPQKELQGMRGGLDKLEDSPTQLRPLIKTEYAFDNGEDLDPKMNVKEIPFSVTELAKLKKDFSRSPKESETEYVWRVSLTGGDQIMLTEKEGYWGPGVLLITGNNRAPWSLTQRAAYWAGGLNPLERGDPLAITGTANQLVESVQKAACLQMMYDRKLQPHHESPMMMPVDPERMTPLIRGLPESLKPIGIQLQGKIQAMPQGERTWAALEGTVTSNHLQSGYKVWTWGEVAQELINYERKYGPVISNTSKFDPREVRLAAVSLAPGPPSPNLSETGRVSLPVRTGRRNIGHKRNRLWTLGWQKGVPRDLMNGLPTVRLEKLVNWWPEQKLKKLKES, translated from the coding sequence atgagtgaaagtATTGCCactatgaaaagtgaaaatgtgctaTTTGACCTTTTAGAAAAGCACGGTGCTCGGCCCTCTTTATCAGGTGTGGATTGGGCACGACAAAACTGGCATAACTTGCAGAGTGTTTCAGACcgcatttgtgttttacaacatgGGGCTCGTACCCaatctgggaaaggaaaatcgTTTATTTGTGCGGTACTCGgtgcagctttaaaagcagccgTGGAGTTCCGAGATGAAAAACATTCGGTAGAAACCCAAACCATACAAGCATTACAGGAATCAGTTAAAGTAATGGAAGAAttggtaaaaactctgcagtATCAAATATTGAACCTTGAGGAACAATTACAAAGAGAGAaacataattcagttttgttgcaaaCGGCTTTTAAGGAACTATTAACGTATAAGAATACTAGCAATGCTGTTGTCCATAATTTGCCtcaagaaaaaacttttcctcAGAAGGAACTACAAGGAATGAGGGGAGGGCTTGACAAATTAGAGGACTCGCCAACCCAATTGCGTCCTttgataaaaactgaatatgcatTTGATAATGGTGAGGACCTGGATcctaaaatgaatgttaaagaaattcccttctctgtcactgaattagcaaaactgaaaaaggattttagccGTTCTCCAAAAGAATCAGAAACGGAATATGTATGGAGAGTCAGTCTAactggtggagaccaaataatgTTAACTGAAAAGGAAGGTTATTGGGGTCCAGGAGTACTTTTAATTACTGGTAACAACCGTGCTCCCTGGTCCCTAACGCAGAGGGCTGCCTATTGGGCAGGTGGTCTTAACCCTTTAGAAAGGGGAGACCCTCTTGCCATTACTGGAACAGCTAATCAACTAGTGGAAAGTGTCCAAAAGGCTGCCTGTTTGCAAATGATGTATGATAGAAAGTTGCAGCCACATCATGAATCACCTATGATGATGCCTGTTGATCCTGAAAGGATGACTCCTTTAATCAGGGGGCTTCCAGAATCACTGAAACCCATAGGCATACAATTACAAGGAAAGATACAGGCTATGCCTCAGGGAGAAAGAACCTGGGCAGCGTTAGAAGGAACTGTAACCTCTAACCATCTGCAGTCAGGATATAAAGTGTGGACATGGGGGGAGGTTGCccaagaattaattaattatgaaagaaaatatgggcCGGTGATTTCTAACACTAGTAAATTTGACCCAAGGGAAGTGAGGCTTGCAGCTGTCAGCCTTGCCCCTGGGCCACCTAGCCCAAACCTCAGTGAAACTGGAAGGGTCTCATTGCCAGTAAGAACAGGTAGGCGAAATATTGGTCATAAACGTAATCGTCTCTGGACACTTGGCTGGCAAAAGGGTGTTCCACGAGATTTGATGAATGGATTACCCACAGTCAGACTAGAGAAATTAGTTAACTGGTGGCCAGAACAAAAGCTCAAGAAGCTCaaggaaagctga
- the LOC140264558 gene encoding adenylate cyclase type 10-like, translated as MTSLPGTVTAPWWRFRQPSEQPWAHCAAWSGERLILLPCSWARLSCSEVPRYHRVLTMASAWERKWLYSDLGKKVVFLPSLLLHREFTSTGLPRMLEGVLLLADVSGFTALAHKCFIRNGPERGSEKLAEALNDYMGYILEEILAFGGDVLKFAGDAVLVLWRASGPELPVAINLALQCCRKIQKNYGSHDTYLGHKLHLRIGISAGILSFTSVRGGDRQFFFICNWTLDDVIEAQGLSANHQVMLSHTCWKMCEQQRIRARPLAGDRAMKVVGMRRLDHQEYIDAVLRLSESRGERRLEGTGLRRPSLVMSIDSEAEKWLEKHLSTAVLRKLSEGVPLELFSELRPVTSLFIQMKFADNITMLELSKTLSNSSKMISEIIMPHKGEINKTLLFDKGCTVLCVFGFSGAKLAYESTHALQCALRIFHKASTSLRNLRLVSAAVSSGMAFCGLTGHPERFEYTALGFRVNLAARMMMTFPGMVCCDAETCAASCLPSDCFQELPKKVMKGVGTLITVYQYLGITRKNRYDMSLAKEKSCYGPLLGREAEIDLFECHLEAYKYLGEPHILAFVGIQGSGKSHLLAELAALGQAAAHRVITVSLIEENVRQPFSAIRLLVARVLGLQASETCSDRQRTLQTLFQGTIEESSYCLLNDVFFVEFPITDEVHKMSCSELASAFHLTCTRVLEKVLGGEFGLFFIDNAHFLDPKSWCIMWPLLQSITVFMVMSLAPGHDRAEDIFKAATESKTSQRITCHHLEGLKASAVVQKACQELGVCSIPRELARFLIQRSSGIPYYCEELLCYLRCNNMLLLHTGMPEEGKDNWQSLMATASPSVTAASSSGTGSDSERICAIRPGVSLENPMLPVALKEIALVELDRIELKKQMVLKFAAIIGPVFTTHQLVHLLPTDVKHIMNLLLDMLVEDNILKRLKTTRKPEEMRGATEGLATSGQAGSGLERPSVSTEATQQQSDVLAFCAPLLWEATYELWPMKLRVSIHRKCAAFLERHAHKCQRCHGGDFVAFHRFGISSAQEQQSCQDSADKYDQCSWEALVLAGEHLRRARTYPAEGILAEGKQTTLQAEDGSKCSCQCEAIAEAVLAPLARHYMATGSTSQAFYYLLECAAAYLHVSNSYMVLTKLNEAEVLRSSIQKTGNVIDRFEEAVFASLKGEVCSNMRHVKLAKKMSRQALSLLKKQFPDTCAGASVKSLWEGLLHAFHARSRMSFLPQEARRKKQAWLLWRSRCLSLLKDLYNQEGTPRGQKFSRLAALMKANTDIKMRFYQAAESHVGQPFN; from the exons ATGACATCGCTGCCCGGGACTGTGACAGCACCATGGTGGAGGTTCCGTCAAccctcagagcagccctgggctcATTGTGCCGCCTGGAGTGGTGAGCGTCTCATCCTCCTCCCTTGCAGCTGGGCACGGTTGTCTTGTTCTGAGGTACCCCGGTACCACAGGGTGCTGACAATGGCTTCTGCTTGGGAGAGGAAGTGGCTTTACTCTGATCTGGGGAAGAAAGTGGTGTTCCTCCCCAGTCTCCTTCTCCATAGGGAGTTCACAAGCACTGGGCTCCCCAGGATGCTTGAGGGAGTGCTGCTCCTGGCAGATGTCTCAG GTTTCACTGCCTTGGCACACAAGTGCTTCATTCGGAACGGTCCAGAGAGAGGATCTGAGAAGCTGGCAGAAGCTCTCAATGACTACATGGGCTACATTCTGGAGG agATTCTGGCGTTTGGAGGAGATGTCCTGAAGTTTGCAG GGGATGCCGTGCTGGTGCTGTGGAGAGCATCAGGACCTGAGCTGCCTGTGGCCATCAACCTGgcgctgcagtgctgcaggaaaatCCAGAAGAATTACGGCAGTCATGACACTTACCTGGGTCACAAGCTCCACCTGAGGATAG GGATCTCCGCTGGGATTCTCTCCTTTACTTCTGTCAGAGGTGGGGATCGTCAGTTCTTCTTCATCTGCAACTGGACTCTGGATGATGTAATCGAGGCCCAAGGCCTTTCGGCTAACCATCAAGTCATGCTGTCACACACCTGCTGGAAGATGTGTGAGCAGCAACGAATCAGGGCCAGGCCTCTTGCTGGCGACAGGGCCATGAAG GTGGTGGGAATGAGGCGCTTAGATCACCAAGAATACATTGATGCAGTACTCAGGCTGAGCGAATCCAGAGGAGAGAGGCGTTTGGAAGGAACGG GCCTCCGAAGGCCATCTCTTGTGATGTCCATTGATAGTGAAGCGGAAAAGTGGCTGGAGAAGCACTTATCGACAGCTGTTCTCCGGAAG CTTTCTGAGGGTGTGCCGCTGGAACTGTTCTCTGAGCTACGGCCGGTCACCAGCCTCTTCATCCAGATGAAGTTTGCCGACAATATCACCATGTTGGAGCTCAGCAAGACCCTCAGCAATAGCAGCAAGATGATTTCAGAAATCATCATGCCTCACAAGGGTGAAATCAACAAAACTCTTCTGTTTGACAAA GGCTGCACCGTCCTCTGCGTGTTTGGATTTTCTGGTGCAAAGCTGGCCTACGAGAGCACCCACGCCTTGCAGTGCGCTCTGCGGATCTTCCACAAGGCCTCCACATCTCTGAGAAATCTCCG GCTAGTGTCTGCTGCGGTCAGCAGTGGAATGGCGTTCTGCGGCCTCACTGGTCATCCTGAGAGGTTTGAATACACAG CCCTTGGCTTTAGGGTGAATTTGGCCGCCCGCATGATGATGACCTTCCCAGGAATGGTGTGCTGTGATGCAGAGACCTGTGCGGCCTCTTGCCTGCCAAGTGACTGCTTCCAGGAGTTACCAAAGAAAGTCATGAAAGGTGTCGGCACTCTCATCACTGTCTATCAATACTTGGGGATCACCAGGAAGAA CCGATATGACATGAGCCTTGCCAAGGAGAAGTCATGCTATGGTCCCTTGCTGG GTCGGGAGGCGGAGATTGACCTCTTTGAATGCCACTTAGAGGCCTACAAGTATTTGGGAGAGCCACACATCCTGGCATTTGTGGGCATTCAAGGCTCTGGAAAGAGCCACTTACTCGCCGAGCTGGCTGCTTTAGGTCAGGCTGCTGCGCACAG GGTCATCACTGTGTCACTGATAGAGGAGAATGTGAGGCAGCCCTTCTCTGCCATCCGTCTGCTGGTGGCCAGGGTGCTGGGTCTCCAGGCCAGTGAGACCTGCAGTGACAGGCAGCGTACTCTGCAGACCCTGTTCCAAGGCACCATAGAGGAGAGCAGCTACTGCCTGCTCAACgatgttttctttgttgag TTTCCCATCACAGACGAGGTCCACAAGATGAGTTGCAGTGAACTGGCCAGTGCATTCCACCTGACTTGTACACGAGTGCTAGAGAAG GTGCTTGGAGGGGAATTTGGCTTATTTTTCATCGACAATGCCCACTTCCTCGACCCTAAGTCCTGGTGTATCATGTGGCCCCTGCTCCAAAGCATCACGGTCTTTATGGTCATGAGCTTAGCTCCCGGCCATGACAGGGCAGAGGACATTTTCAAAGCTGCCACAGAAAGCAAGACATCTCAGAGAATCACCTGTCATCATCTGGAAGGGCTGAAAGCTTCAGCTGTGGTGCAGAAAGCCTGCCAGGAGCTTGGTGTGTGCAGCATCCCCAGGGAGCTAGCAAG GTTCCTGATCCAGAGAAGTTCTGGCATCCCATATTACTGTGAGGAACTGCTGTGCTACCTGCGTTGCAACAACATGCTCTTGTTGCACACCGGGATGCCGGAGGAAGGAAAGGACAACTGGCAGAGCCTGATGG CCACGGCGTCTCCCAGTGTCACAGCTGCCTCAAGCTCGGGTACCGGGAGTGACAGCGAAAGGATCTGTGCCATCAGACCAGGTGTGAGCCTCGAGAACCCCATGCTGCCGGTGGCCTTGAAAG AGATTGCTCTGGTTGAGCTGGACCGGATCGAACTAAAGAAGCAGATGGTCCTGAAGTTTGCAGCCATCATAGGGCCGGTGTTTACCACCCACCAGCTGGTTCACTTACTTCCCACTGATGTAAAGCACATCATGAATTTATTGCTGGACATGCTGGTGGAGGACAACATCCTGAAGCGGCTGAAGACCACCAGGAAGCCAGAAGAAATGCGAGGTGCTACAGAGGGGCTGGCCACCTCTGGGCAGGCAGGAAGCG GACTGGAGAGGCCTTCTGTGAGCACGGAGGCCACGCAGCAGCAGTCTGACGTCCTGGCCTTCTGTGCCCCACTGCTGTGGGAGGCAACGTACGAGCTGTGGCCTATGAAGCTGAGGGTCAGCATCCACCGCAAGTGTGCCGCCTTCCTGGAGAGGCATGCGCACAAATGCCAGAGGTGCCACGGGGGGGACTTTGTGGCCTTCCACCGCTTCGGCATCTCCAGCgcccaggagcagcagagctgccaggaCTCTGCTGACAAGTATGACCAGTGCAGCTGGGAGGCCTTGGTGCTTGCTGGAGAACACCTGCGGAGGGCCAGGACCTACCCTGCAGAGGGGATTCTAGCAGAGGGCAAGCAGACAACTTTGCAGGCTGAGGATGGTAGCAAGTGCTCCTGCCAGTGTGAAGCCATCGCCGAAGCAGTGCTTGCGCCCCTGGCTCGCCACTACATGGCAACGGGCAGCACTTCCCAAGCCTTCTATTACCTGCTGGAGTGTGCAGCTGCCTACCTACACGTCTCCAACAGCTACATG GTCCTCACAAAGCTGAATGAAGCAGAGGTCCTGAGGAGCTCCatacagaaaacaggaaatgtcATAGACCGCTTTGAGGAGGCCGTCTTCGCCAGCCTCAAAGGAGAG GTCTGCAGTAACATGCGACATGTGAAGCTGGCCAAGAAAATGAGCAGGCAGGCGCTGAGCCTATTGAAAAAGCAGTTCCCCGATACCTGTGCCGGGGCCTCTGTCAAGTCTTTGTGGGAAGGGTTGCTTCATGCTTTTCACGCCAGAAGCAGAATGTCCTTCCTTCCCCAGGAAGCTCG GAGGAAGAAGCAAGCCTGGCTGCTTTGGCGGAGCAGATGCCTCTCCTTGCTCAAGGACCTCTACAACCAGGAGGGCACACCTCGCGGGCAGAAGTTCTCCCGCCTGGCAGCACTCATGAAGGCCAACACAGACATCAAGATGCGCTTTTATCAGGCAGCAGAATCCCATGTTGGACAACCCTTCAATTAA